A window of the Streptomyces sp. JB150 genome harbors these coding sequences:
- a CDS encoding response regulator transcription factor — translation MSDPTEANGTAGAAEPAESAEPAGQGTVDRRVRVVLVDDHRMFRTGVRAEIGRTEQTGVEVVGEAADVDQAVGVITATRPEVVLLDVHLPGGGGVEVLRRCAALTADAEQPVRFLALSVSDAAEDVIGVIRGGARGYVTKTITGSDLIDSIFRVQEGDAVFSPRLAGFVLDAFASTDAPPVDEDLDRLTQREREVLRLIARGYAYKEIAKQLFISVKTVESHVSAVLRKLQLSNRHELTRWATARRLV, via the coding sequence ATGAGCGACCCGACCGAGGCGAACGGCACAGCGGGAGCGGCGGAACCGGCCGAGTCCGCGGAGCCGGCCGGCCAGGGCACCGTCGACCGGCGGGTGCGTGTCGTCCTCGTCGACGACCACCGGATGTTCCGCACGGGGGTGCGGGCGGAGATCGGCCGGACCGAGCAGACCGGCGTCGAGGTCGTCGGCGAGGCCGCCGACGTCGACCAGGCGGTCGGCGTCATCACCGCGACCCGGCCCGAGGTCGTGCTGCTCGACGTGCACCTGCCGGGCGGCGGCGGGGTCGAAGTGCTGCGCCGCTGCGCGGCGTTGACGGCCGACGCCGAGCAGCCGGTCCGCTTCCTCGCGCTGTCCGTCTCGGACGCCGCCGAGGACGTGATCGGGGTCATCCGCGGCGGCGCGCGGGGCTATGTGACGAAGACGATCACCGGCTCGGACCTCATCGACTCGATCTTCCGGGTGCAGGAGGGCGACGCGGTGTTCTCGCCGCGTCTGGCCGGCTTCGTGCTCGACGCGTTCGCCTCCACCGACGCCCCGCCGGTCGACGAGGACCTCGACCGCCTCACCCAGCGCGAGCGCGAGGTGCTGCGGCTCATCGCGCGGGGGTACGCCTACAAGGAGATCGCGAAGCAGCTGTTCATCTCGGTGAAGACGGTCGAGTCCCATGTCTCCGCCGTCCTGCGCAAGCTCCAGCTGTCCAACCGCCACGAGCTGACGAGATGGGCGACGGCGCGACGCCTGGTGTGA